A genome region from Fodinibius salicampi includes the following:
- a CDS encoding SDR family oxidoreductase — MNKLFDLTGKTAIVTGGNGVLGGAMAEGIAQAGAKVGILGRTRETVEEQVETIKSNGGEALSLIADVLNEEDLKAAKQKFLTKWGKIDILINAAGGNISGAVVDPDDSFLDLDNEAFEKVVDLNLHGSYYPCKIFSEEMIGQQQGIIINISSMAAQKVISRVIGYSAAKAAIDNFTKSLAVELANKHGENLRVNAIAPGFFIGKQNRDLLLNEDGSLTDRGQTIVDHTPMNRFGEADELVGTAIWLCSDASKFVTGTVIPVDGGFNAFSGI; from the coding sequence ATGAACAAACTTTTTGATTTAACGGGCAAAACTGCAATTGTAACCGGTGGTAATGGAGTATTGGGGGGAGCAATGGCCGAAGGAATTGCCCAGGCGGGAGCCAAGGTAGGTATCCTGGGACGCACCCGCGAGACAGTTGAAGAACAAGTCGAGACGATAAAAAGTAATGGCGGTGAGGCATTATCATTAATTGCAGACGTTCTTAATGAAGAGGACCTCAAGGCTGCTAAACAAAAATTCTTAACTAAATGGGGGAAAATTGATATCCTCATAAATGCAGCCGGAGGAAATATTTCCGGGGCTGTTGTGGATCCCGACGACTCATTTCTGGATTTAGATAATGAAGCCTTCGAAAAAGTAGTAGATCTTAACCTGCATGGGTCCTATTATCCGTGTAAAATATTCTCTGAGGAGATGATAGGTCAACAACAGGGGATCATTATCAATATTTCTTCTATGGCTGCACAAAAGGTTATAAGCCGGGTTATCGGTTATTCCGCGGCCAAAGCTGCTATAGATAATTTTACAAAATCCCTGGCGGTAGAACTGGCCAACAAGCATGGAGAAAATCTCCGCGTTAATGCTATTGCACCCGGCTTTTTTATTGGAAAGCAAAATCGTGATTTACTTCTCAATGAAGATGGGAGCCTGACCGATCGCGGACAAACAATTGTCGATCACACTCCCATGAATCGCTTTGGTGAGGCCGATGAATTAGTCGGTACAGCTATTTGGTTATGCAGTGATGCCTCAAAGTTTGTTACCGGTACTGTTATCCCCGTAGACGGTGGATTTAACGCCTTTAGTGGTATTTAA
- a CDS encoding tagaturonate epimerase family protein yields the protein MLRKYSLGTGDRFGQQGIAQLRSVLKAKEEEGVTITPVWNKSHREHEIIGTTHQDVRKEADDAVDTLNWADGYCVDADHITKEIVDPYISCSNFFTIDVADYIGEKSDSEAKEAFLQKNEELIGNLKIPGIEESFKVTESFLSNWADQYLLAIKEARAIYEYIAKKKDGDAVYEISMDEVETPQTPIELYFILKTAAEEDIEIHTIAPKFTGDFYKGVDYVGNLDQFVKEFEQDILVIDHAVTTFNLPDSLKLSIHSGSDKFSLYPHIHALLNKHEAGVHLKTSGTTWLEELIGLAESGPEGLEMVSTIYKEAYTRYGELTGPYKPVIKIDQNQLPDPNEFAGWDGATIVAKLEHRPEHPEFDSQLRQFLHCSYKIAAEQGTGFIELLKENESEVGSRVTNNLYDRHIRPLFLGE from the coding sequence ATGCTTAGAAAGTATTCACTCGGTACCGGGGATCGGTTTGGACAGCAGGGGATAGCGCAACTAAGATCCGTTTTAAAGGCCAAAGAAGAGGAGGGGGTTACCATTACTCCTGTATGGAATAAATCACACCGGGAGCACGAAATTATTGGTACCACTCACCAGGATGTACGCAAGGAGGCAGACGATGCTGTGGACACGCTTAACTGGGCGGACGGCTATTGTGTAGATGCCGATCATATTACCAAGGAGATTGTGGATCCCTATATTTCATGCTCTAACTTTTTTACCATTGATGTGGCTGATTATATCGGAGAGAAAAGTGATTCAGAAGCGAAGGAGGCATTCCTTCAGAAGAACGAAGAACTGATTGGAAATCTGAAAATTCCTGGAATTGAGGAGAGCTTCAAGGTAACGGAATCGTTTTTAAGTAACTGGGCCGATCAGTATTTGCTTGCTATAAAGGAGGCCAGAGCGATATATGAATATATCGCGAAGAAGAAAGATGGCGATGCAGTCTATGAAATATCCATGGATGAAGTGGAAACTCCCCAAACGCCTATAGAGCTTTATTTCATCCTAAAGACGGCTGCAGAAGAAGATATTGAGATTCATACTATTGCCCCAAAATTTACCGGGGATTTTTATAAGGGGGTCGACTATGTGGGAAATTTAGATCAGTTCGTAAAGGAATTTGAGCAGGATATCCTGGTAATTGACCATGCTGTAACGACCTTTAATCTACCGGATAGCCTAAAACTTAGTATTCATTCGGGAAGTGATAAATTTTCTTTATATCCGCATATACACGCGCTGCTAAATAAACATGAGGCGGGAGTTCACCTTAAAACATCCGGAACCACCTGGCTGGAAGAACTTATAGGATTGGCGGAATCCGGCCCAGAGGGTCTGGAAATGGTTTCAACAATCTATAAGGAAGCCTATACCAGATATGGCGAGTTAACCGGTCCTTATAAGCCAGTCATTAAGATCGATCAGAATCAGTTACCCGATCCGAATGAATTTGCGGGATGGGATGGAGCAACCATTGTTGCCAAATTAGAACACCGGCCCGAGCATCCGGAATTTGACTCACAACTAAGACAGTTCCTGCACTGTTCTTATAAGATAGCAGCAGAACAGGGAACCGGTTTTATTGAGCTATTAAAAGAAAACGAGTCAGAGGTAGGTAGCAGAGTTACCAACAACCTTTATGACCGTCATATTAGGCCCTTATTTTTAGGTGAGTAA
- a CDS encoding Gfo/Idh/MocA family protein: protein MGSRKDFIKKATLGAGGLALGLSAKSYGRVMGANDRINIAIMGCGRRVGAYYEILSSDYNTNLSWLCDVKASQRTKVIEALKKEEIDAEPKQTDDIREVLEDPEVDVIFNATPDHWHAPGTLMAVQAGKHVYVEKPCSHNMEESKMLVAAQQKYDKIIQMGNQQRSAPHTIEIINEIHNGAIGRPYKAVAFYNNQRGKVPNPVQQDPPEDLNWELFQGPAPREAYHHDTWDYNWHWYGWKWGTAETGNNATHEVDVARWALQVDYPEQVDVDAAKQHFQDDGWTMYDTMYATFRYADDKTINWDGKSRNSLQTYGAGRGTIIYGTEGSVFVNRGIYRLFDREGELVREKSAGGNEQGTALGGGGSMSTRHILNFLNTIRGTSDQQNSPIDEGSKSVDLCHLANIAYRTGKSLEVDSSTGRIYDREAMQLWGRDYESGWEPKV from the coding sequence ATGGGATCACGAAAAGATTTTATCAAAAAAGCAACGTTAGGCGCCGGTGGATTAGCATTGGGATTATCCGCAAAAAGTTACGGCAGAGTAATGGGAGCTAATGATCGTATCAATATTGCGATCATGGGATGTGGTCGCCGTGTAGGCGCCTATTATGAGATTCTCTCCTCTGATTACAATACCAATCTAAGCTGGCTTTGTGATGTAAAAGCAAGCCAGCGCACAAAAGTGATTGAAGCGTTGAAAAAGGAAGAGATAGATGCCGAGCCAAAGCAGACGGATGATATCCGGGAAGTACTGGAGGATCCTGAAGTGGATGTCATTTTTAATGCCACCCCTGACCACTGGCATGCGCCGGGGACTTTAATGGCTGTTCAGGCCGGAAAACATGTATATGTAGAAAAACCTTGCAGTCACAACATGGAGGAGAGTAAAATGCTTGTAGCAGCCCAGCAAAAGTATGACAAGATCATACAGATGGGGAACCAACAGCGTTCGGCCCCTCATACCATTGAAATTATTAATGAAATCCACAATGGAGCTATTGGAAGACCCTACAAAGCGGTGGCATTTTATAATAATCAGCGAGGAAAGGTTCCAAATCCCGTTCAGCAGGATCCGCCGGAAGATTTAAACTGGGAGCTGTTCCAGGGACCGGCGCCTCGCGAAGCCTACCATCATGATACGTGGGACTATAACTGGCACTGGTACGGCTGGAAATGGGGAACCGCTGAGACCGGCAATAACGCTACTCACGAGGTTGATGTCGCACGCTGGGCCCTGCAGGTTGACTATCCTGAACAGGTTGACGTAGACGCCGCTAAACAGCACTTTCAGGATGATGGATGGACTATGTATGATACCATGTATGCAACTTTCCGCTATGCTGATGACAAAACGATCAATTGGGATGGAAAGAGCCGAAATAGCTTGCAGACGTATGGTGCAGGCCGGGGAACAATTATTTATGGAACGGAAGGATCAGTTTTTGTAAACAGAGGCATTTACCGGCTTTTTGATCGGGAAGGAGAATTGGTACGAGAAAAATCTGCTGGTGGTAACGAGCAGGGGACGGCCTTGGGTGGGGGCGGAAGTATGTCCACCCGGCATATTCTTAATTTCCTGAATACCATCCGGGGAACATCAGATCAGCAAAATTCTCCCATTGATGAAGGATCCAAAAGTGTAGATCTTTGCCATTTGGCCAATATCGCCTATCGCACGGGCAAAAGCTTAGAAGTTGATTCTTCGACCGGTCGTATTTATGATCGGGAAGCAATGCAACTTTGGGGACGGGACTATGAGTCCGGTTGGGAGCCCAAGGTATAG
- a CDS encoding histone H1, which yields MSRYDEMNELLDQLEPDINKFYEKGNKAAGTRARKTLQAMKKKAQEIRMEIQEWKNTGKV from the coding sequence ATGAGCCGATACGATGAAATGAACGAACTATTAGATCAGCTGGAACCTGACATCAATAAGTTCTATGAGAAGGGCAATAAAGCTGCCGGAACACGTGCCCGTAAAACTCTTCAGGCAATGAAGAAAAAAGCACAAGAGATTCGTATGGAAATTCAAGAGTGGAAAAATACTGGAAAAGTATAA
- a CDS encoding pectinesterase family protein, with translation MIRDNKQACFILPLVLALLTGLSNNGFAQQETEYLVAKDGSGDFTNIQAAIDDSKSYPYERITIFIKNGVYKEKVKVHSWNPNISLIGESKEKTIITYDDYFDKVDRGRNSTFHTYTLLVDGNDFHAENLTIKNSAGPVGQAVALHVEADRVSFENCRFLGNQDTIYLAGEGARHYFNNCYIDGTTDFIFGSSTAVFEDCTLHSKKNSFITAASTPQSESFGFVFLDSKLTAEANVDSVYLGRPWRKYAQTVFINTYMGDHIVPEGWDNWGDESNEETVFYAEYNSQGAGAFLDERVDWSEILSEDQAQKYILNNIFGDWEPNLRK, from the coding sequence ATGATTAGGGATAATAAACAAGCCTGTTTTATTCTACCATTAGTTCTGGCACTCTTAACTGGATTGTCCAATAATGGTTTCGCTCAACAAGAAACTGAATATTTGGTAGCCAAAGACGGTAGTGGTGACTTTACCAATATTCAGGCCGCTATTGACGACAGCAAATCGTACCCCTACGAACGTATCACTATTTTTATAAAGAACGGCGTGTACAAAGAAAAAGTGAAGGTTCATTCATGGAACCCCAACATTTCGTTGATAGGTGAGAGTAAAGAAAAAACCATTATTACCTATGACGATTATTTTGATAAAGTGGATCGGGGACGAAATAGTACGTTCCATACATACACCTTGCTGGTAGATGGCAATGATTTCCACGCGGAAAATCTCACGATCAAGAATAGTGCCGGTCCGGTAGGTCAGGCTGTAGCCCTGCATGTGGAGGCCGATCGGGTTTCATTTGAAAATTGCAGGTTTTTAGGTAATCAAGATACGATTTACCTGGCTGGAGAAGGAGCCCGACACTATTTTAACAATTGTTATATTGATGGTACGACCGATTTTATTTTTGGATCTTCAACGGCCGTATTTGAAGATTGTACCCTGCACAGTAAGAAAAATTCGTTTATAACGGCGGCTTCCACTCCCCAAAGTGAGTCCTTTGGATTTGTATTTCTTGACAGCAAACTAACGGCTGAAGCGAATGTTGACAGTGTATACTTGGGACGCCCCTGGCGAAAATATGCGCAGACGGTTTTTATAAATACGTATATGGGAGATCATATTGTACCGGAAGGATGGGATAATTGGGGAGATGAGTCTAACGAGGAAACTGTCTTTTATGCAGAATATAACAGCCAGGGAGCAGGAGCATTCTTAGATGAGCGGGTGGACTGGTCTGAGATCTTATCAGAAGATCAGGCCCAAAAATATATCCTAAACAATATTTTTGGCGATTGGGAGCCTAATCTGAGAAAATAA
- a CDS encoding glycoside hydrolase family 3 N-terminal domain-containing protein, with product MPQFHHNIIKICTALGSTIIILLFIQACSFEKLEGATKAYAQDIPDANYKLPVTITDSVDTLHKKKEIQVDSLLNKLSLREKIGQLFFVRAQGYFQNVNDEDYRELASLIKQYHVGGIVFFKGSVYGQAVLTNQLQEISGLPLWITQDMEFGAAMRVEGTTRLPPAMGIAATQNPDYAYLAGRITAQEAKALGVHQVFAPVLDVNNNPRNPVINVRSFSGKPDTVALYGQRFMEGIQSQNIIATGKHFPGHGDTDTDSHYALPVINHDYERLEEVELVPFKKMIDSGIQSIMSAHIAFPNISDNPNLPGTLDPSILRRILVDSLNFKGLIATDGLEMRGISAHFSPGEAVIRSLKAGADMMLLSLDEISAIQEVERAVERGILTENRINRSVRKILKKKKQAGLFEQRKIDINQLNIAISNPENREIANEISRKSLTLLKNERGMLPIQPNRYSRILLLSVTDNDNEERGAALAYEMRKYHPAVRHRVFHRNISAEDRQDIIQSAQWANLIIIGSHVYINSSGGHHFDAAQRRLIHSLPDGTPKGVITFGNPYAVGDLPNARFHLLAWQGSDLQLRNTAPALFGASNIGGRLPIEIPGSYGINRGLSLPQTTIRFGDPQSAGLSSDSLYKIDTIMHDAIFDSTFPGGVVTVVKDGVVAYQKGFGYETYEKHNPVNKSDIYDLASLTKVTATTPAMMKLIDEGKINLDDKVSSYFPEFNKGKKQDITIRHLLLHTSGLPAYRVYVDKLKSRSAIVEAIKNEPLINEPGTTYEYSDLGFILMGEIVEKVTGKRLDRYMRDTFYSPMGMNSTYFNPRDVGQWVSNRIPPTEIDTIYRQKTIRAEAHDERAYYMDGVAGHAGLFSSGSDLAAYTQMLLNGGTYGGQQYLSPAIINSFTRKQSEYVNRGLGFDRKDEDSSSAGSLTSEKTFGHTGFTGTSFWVDPEHDLTIIILTNRVYPYRSYGRNISKIRAAVANAVITSVID from the coding sequence ATGCCTCAATTTCATCATAATATCATTAAAATATGCACCGCTCTGGGGTCGACTATAATAATACTTCTATTTATACAGGCGTGCTCTTTTGAAAAGCTGGAGGGAGCAACGAAGGCTTATGCCCAGGATATTCCTGATGCAAATTACAAGTTACCCGTTACTATCACCGATTCAGTCGATACACTGCATAAAAAGAAAGAGATTCAAGTCGATTCCCTATTGAACAAACTTTCGCTCCGGGAAAAAATCGGACAACTTTTCTTCGTTCGTGCCCAGGGATATTTTCAAAACGTTAACGATGAAGATTATCGGGAACTGGCTTCTTTGATTAAACAATATCATGTAGGAGGTATTGTTTTTTTTAAAGGCTCGGTTTACGGTCAGGCGGTGCTCACGAATCAATTACAGGAGATCAGTGGTTTACCTCTTTGGATAACCCAGGATATGGAGTTTGGAGCGGCCATGCGGGTGGAGGGTACCACGCGCCTGCCTCCGGCAATGGGCATTGCCGCAACTCAAAACCCAGATTATGCCTACCTGGCGGGAAGGATTACCGCACAGGAAGCCAAAGCGCTGGGCGTTCACCAGGTTTTTGCTCCTGTATTGGATGTAAATAACAATCCCCGTAATCCGGTAATCAATGTACGCTCGTTTTCAGGAAAGCCGGATACCGTTGCCCTGTATGGACAGCGTTTTATGGAGGGAATCCAGTCACAAAACATTATTGCTACCGGCAAGCACTTTCCCGGCCACGGCGACACGGATACCGATTCCCACTATGCTCTTCCTGTAATAAACCATGATTATGAACGGTTAGAGGAGGTGGAACTGGTTCCTTTTAAAAAAATGATAGATAGCGGCATTCAAAGCATTATGAGTGCTCATATTGCCTTCCCCAATATCAGTGATAATCCTAACCTTCCCGGTACGCTGGATCCCTCTATTCTTCGGCGCATCTTGGTTGATTCCCTTAATTTTAAAGGGCTTATCGCTACCGATGGACTCGAAATGCGGGGAATATCCGCCCATTTTTCGCCTGGTGAAGCGGTTATCCGATCTCTCAAGGCCGGGGCTGACATGATGCTGCTAAGCCTTGATGAAATTTCGGCCATACAAGAAGTGGAGCGGGCAGTAGAAAGAGGAATACTTACGGAAAATCGCATTAATCGCTCGGTGCGTAAAATCCTGAAAAAAAAGAAACAAGCGGGTCTCTTTGAGCAAAGGAAAATCGATATTAATCAGCTGAATATTGCGATAAGCAATCCCGAGAATAGAGAAATAGCAAATGAAATTAGCCGAAAATCACTAACACTCCTAAAAAATGAGAGGGGAATGCTCCCAATACAGCCCAATCGTTATTCCCGTATTCTGCTACTTTCGGTTACCGACAACGATAATGAGGAAAGAGGAGCAGCACTGGCCTATGAAATGCGTAAATATCACCCCGCTGTACGGCACCGGGTCTTTCATCGTAATATAAGTGCTGAAGATCGTCAGGATATTATTCAAAGTGCACAATGGGCAAATCTTATTATCATTGGCTCCCATGTTTATATCAATTCGAGTGGTGGGCACCATTTTGATGCAGCCCAGCGGCGTCTAATCCATTCGTTACCCGATGGTACTCCAAAAGGGGTTATCACTTTTGGGAATCCTTACGCGGTTGGAGATCTTCCGAATGCCCGATTTCACCTGCTGGCCTGGCAGGGATCCGACTTACAACTGCGTAATACCGCCCCTGCCCTCTTTGGCGCCTCAAATATAGGGGGCAGGTTGCCCATTGAAATTCCGGGTTCCTATGGCATTAACAGGGGATTATCGCTTCCACAGACTACCATACGATTCGGGGACCCCCAATCAGCGGGGCTTTCAAGTGATTCCCTCTATAAAATCGATACCATCATGCATGATGCAATTTTTGATTCAACCTTTCCCGGAGGCGTGGTAACGGTTGTTAAAGATGGCGTGGTCGCTTACCAAAAAGGATTTGGGTATGAAACCTACGAGAAACATAATCCGGTTAACAAATCTGATATCTACGATCTCGCCTCACTGACAAAAGTGACCGCTACCACTCCGGCCATGATGAAACTCATCGATGAAGGAAAGATTAACCTTGATGACAAAGTTTCCTCATATTTTCCTGAGTTTAACAAAGGAAAGAAACAGGATATCACCATCCGCCATCTTTTACTACACACCTCAGGCCTGCCTGCTTATCGCGTTTATGTAGATAAGCTTAAATCCCGCAGTGCAATAGTAGAAGCCATTAAGAATGAACCGCTTATCAATGAACCCGGAACCACTTATGAATATAGTGATCTGGGTTTTATCCTAATGGGCGAAATTGTAGAAAAGGTTACCGGCAAAAGACTGGATCGATACATGCGGGATACCTTTTACTCGCCCATGGGAATGAATAGTACCTATTTTAATCCCCGGGATGTCGGACAGTGGGTCTCAAATCGTATCCCTCCCACGGAAATCGATACTATATATCGCCAAAAGACCATACGGGCCGAAGCACATGACGAACGCGCATATTATATGGATGGAGTGGCGGGTCACGCCGGACTTTTCTCGTCCGGATCTGACCTGGCAGCTTATACTCAGATGCTACTTAACGGGGGGACCTATGGCGGACAACAATATTTGTCTCCCGCTATTATCAATTCTTTTACCCGCAAACAGTCGGAGTATGTAAACCGTGGACTGGGTTTTGACCGAAAAGACGAAGATTCCAGTTCAGCGGGATCGCTTACCAGTGAAAAAACGTTTGGTCATACCGGATTTACCGGTACCAGTTTTTGGGTTGACCCGGAGCATGATCTGACAATTATTATTCTTACGAACCGCGTCTATCCGTATCGGTCATATGGACGGAATATTAGTAAAATAAGAGCAGCGGTGGCCAATGCTGTAATCACTTCAGTTATTGATTAA
- a CDS encoding 3-keto-disaccharide hydrolase: MIRFLKVRVLQILGLLLLLTVPLQAQDWQELFNGENLDGWTQKGGVAEYFVEEGAIVGEAIPSTPNSFLVTEEEYGDFILEFEVYMDTQLNSGVQIRSKSRPDYQDGRVHGYQVELDPSDRAWSGGIYDEARRGWLYPLSRNKKGQKALQLGQWNTVRVEAVGSSINTWINGIQTARLVDDMTAEGFIGLQVHSINDWMMEGAQVKWRDIRILTENVEAHRKTPDPQVEEVSYLKNELTQWEKSKGWRLLWDGQTSEGWRGANLDHFPESGWTINEGVLTIEATDGGEATGPGDIVTTAQYSDFELELEFKITEGANSGIKYFVDPDLNKGEGSAIGTEFQILDDQRHPDADRGVEGNRTVGSLYDLIPAENLSVPGRGKPFNGVGNWNKARIVSKDGHVEHWLNNQKVVEYDRFSQIFEALVAYSKYQKWEGFGQWPQGHILLQDHGNEVHFRSIKIREF; this comes from the coding sequence ATGATTCGATTTTTAAAAGTAAGGGTTTTGCAAATCTTGGGATTACTTTTGTTATTAACTGTTCCATTACAGGCACAAGACTGGCAGGAACTCTTCAACGGTGAGAATCTTGATGGGTGGACCCAAAAGGGTGGAGTCGCGGAATATTTTGTGGAAGAAGGAGCCATTGTTGGTGAAGCCATTCCCAGTACTCCCAACTCTTTCTTGGTTACCGAGGAAGAATATGGTGATTTTATACTGGAATTTGAAGTGTATATGGATACCCAGCTTAATAGTGGTGTCCAAATTCGCAGTAAGAGCAGGCCAGATTATCAGGATGGTCGTGTTCACGGCTACCAAGTAGAGTTAGACCCTTCTGATCGGGCCTGGAGTGGAGGTATTTATGATGAAGCCCGGCGGGGATGGCTCTATCCTCTATCCAGGAATAAAAAGGGACAAAAAGCCCTGCAGCTTGGACAATGGAATACCGTTCGGGTAGAGGCGGTTGGATCCAGCATCAACACATGGATTAATGGAATACAAACGGCCCGGTTGGTAGACGATATGACAGCTGAAGGATTTATTGGCTTGCAGGTACATTCTATTAATGACTGGATGATGGAAGGAGCCCAGGTAAAATGGCGCGATATTCGTATCCTCACAGAAAACGTCGAAGCACATCGGAAGACACCGGATCCACAGGTGGAAGAAGTAAGTTATTTAAAGAATGAGTTGACCCAATGGGAAAAAAGTAAGGGCTGGCGACTTCTTTGGGATGGACAAACTTCTGAGGGCTGGCGGGGTGCAAACCTTGATCATTTTCCCGAAAGTGGTTGGACTATTAATGAAGGAGTGCTTACAATTGAAGCCACGGATGGAGGCGAAGCCACCGGACCCGGTGATATCGTAACCACCGCACAGTATAGCGATTTTGAACTGGAGCTGGAGTTTAAAATTACCGAAGGGGCCAATAGTGGTATAAAGTATTTTGTAGATCCGGATCTGAATAAAGGAGAAGGTTCGGCAATTGGAACTGAATTTCAAATTCTGGATGACCAGCGTCATCCCGATGCAGACCGGGGAGTAGAAGGGAATCGTACGGTCGGTTCGCTCTATGATCTTATTCCTGCAGAGAACTTGTCGGTTCCAGGACGAGGGAAGCCTTTTAACGGCGTTGGAAATTGGAATAAAGCCCGGATTGTATCTAAAGATGGACATGTCGAGCATTGGCTCAATAATCAGAAGGTAGTTGAGTATGATCGTTTCTCACAAATATTTGAGGCATTGGTCGCATATAGTAAATACCAAAAATGGGAAGGATTCGGCCAATGGCCGCAGGGACATATTCTGCTGCAGGATCATGGAAATGAAGTTCACTTCCGCAGCATTAAGATCAGAGAATTTTAA
- a CDS encoding cytidine deaminase, with the protein MDLLQRYEHSYVPYSHQPELALVRGQEGEYFPGIRIENISYPLSITAAQNALFCCISEGKKPDRLLTTNPEDPFLPLWKKEFNISVEKLDTENPPDIVLAEIILHDHDTPDQLLINLLERARVPNSNFPVAALAETNQGYIGGANIECTSWNMGLCAERVAIAKALTYDLNIKALHIHSRDGDYSSPCGACRQVIIEHIPEKKIYLHHSDHTRSNHFAKDLLPFSFHSNALSNL; encoded by the coding sequence ATGGATCTTCTTCAAAGATACGAACATAGTTATGTGCCCTATTCTCATCAGCCGGAACTCGCTTTGGTACGTGGTCAAGAGGGAGAGTATTTCCCGGGTATACGAATAGAAAATATTTCGTATCCTCTTTCCATTACGGCTGCACAAAATGCGCTTTTTTGCTGTATTAGCGAAGGGAAAAAGCCGGACAGGCTACTGACTACAAACCCGGAAGACCCCTTTCTTCCCTTATGGAAGAAAGAGTTTAATATATCAGTGGAAAAGCTTGATACAGAAAACCCACCAGATATCGTCCTTGCTGAAATCATCCTACATGATCATGACACCCCCGATCAACTTTTAATCAATTTGCTGGAGCGGGCACGGGTTCCGAACTCCAACTTCCCCGTTGCGGCACTGGCAGAAACAAACCAGGGATATATTGGAGGAGCTAATATTGAATGTACCTCATGGAACATGGGGCTTTGTGCGGAGCGCGTGGCTATTGCTAAAGCTCTGACTTATGATCTCAATATTAAAGCACTTCATATTCATTCCCGAGATGGAGATTATAGCAGCCCATGTGGGGCCTGCCGCCAGGTAATTATCGAACATATACCCGAAAAAAAGATATACTTACATCATTCCGATCATACGCGGTCCAACCATTTTGCCAAAGACCTGCTCCCTTTTAGCTTTCATTCAAATGCTCTTTCAAATTTATAG